Within Saccharomonospora cyanea NA-134, the genomic segment CGACGTGTCCTGGACCGACCCCACCTGCCCGGTCGCGCGCACGCTCGACCTCGTCGGGGAACGGTGGAGCCTGCTGATAATTCGCGACGCGATGGACGGCGCACGATCGTTCACCGACTTCCAGCACCGCACCGGAATCGCGCGCAACATCCTCACCGACCGCCTCCGGCGCTTGGTCGAGCGCGGCATCCTCGACCGACAGACGGCATCCTCAGGACGCCGGCAGCTCTACGCACTCACCGACGCGGGGCGCGACCTCTTCACGGTCATCGTGGCGATGCGTCAGTGGGGCGAACGGCACGCGTTCGCCCCGAACGAGGGTCACTCTGTTCTCGTCGACGAAAGCGGGCTTCCGCTCGCCGAGCTACGCCCCACCGACTCACACGGTGCCCCCGCGAACGTCGATACGACCACTGTCCTGCGGAGGAACTGACCGCACGTCACGGGGCCTCGCTGCCGAACGGGATCACCCGACGACCGCAAGCACCGCTCAGCAGCGAGGCCTCACGCTCCACGAGGTGAAGTTCGGCCAGCCTCGAACTGGCGCCGCCACCGTCAACGATCCTCTGGCCCGCAGGCCCGCAACACCTAGCCCTCCACGCCTTCGGGCGGGGTGCCGTCAGGCCAGACGCACGGTGAGGACGCACCCAGCGACAGGTCGCCCTCGACGCTCTGCTTGACCGACATGCGGAAGGCGTCGTCGTTGCTCTCCACGGACACGAACCGGTCGTGCCCGTCGCGTTTGTCGGCCAGGACGCGGAAGTTGTTCGAGGTCCAGTACTCGTGGAGGGCGTCGACGAACTCGGCGTTGCGGCCTTCGGGCAGGTTGTCCAGCCAGTACGACCTGCCGACCTCGTAGCGGCCGCGGGGTCCGTCGTCGGTGGGGTCGAGGCATTCGGCGGAGTCGGCTCGCAGCAGGGTCAGGGTCGGTTCCACCGGCAGCGCGGCCACGGCCCGCCGGATGTGCTCCTCGGCGCGCTGGGCGGCTTCGTCCTCGGTCATCGTGCGCATGTCGCTCCCTGGTGCTGTCGCGTCCGTGCCGGACGGGGTCGTGTCCCCGCCACCGCCGCAGGCGGTGACGAGCAGCAGGCAGGCGAGGGCCGCCGCCTTTCGGATCACGTGTGTCCCTTCTCGCCGCGCTCGGCCGCTCAGTCGGGCTGCCCGCCGACGACGATGGTGGCCATGTTGCGCAGCGATGCCGAGTCCTGGTTCCAGTACTCCGAGTGTGCCTCGGTGGAGTATCCCCCGGTGTACCAGTCGCCCTCGGTTCCCGGATCGGAGGTGAACACCTCGGCGCCGAAGTCCTCCCCGATGGGTTGGGGACCGTGGATGAACGTCGGTGTGCCGCGGATGATGTCGTTCTCGGCGGTGCTGGCGTAGACACCGGCGTCGTCGGGGAGGTCGAGTTCGGAGGCGTGGTCGACGCCCACGCCGGGACTTCCGATGAACACGACGTTGTCGACGTCGAGTCGTTCGCCCTGCGCCGAGTGGCCGACGACGGTGGAGCCGTAGCTGTGGCCGACGACGGTGTTGTGGGAACCGTCGCCGGTGTGGGTGGCACGCAGGCCTTCCTGGAAGTCGCGCAGGTCGTCGGCCGCGTTCCGGGCGTAGTCGTCGTCTGTGGCCTGGCCGAGGTCCTGCGGTGCGTCGTAGCCGACCCAGGTGATGGCGGCGGTGTCGCTGTGGCGGGACTGCCGGTTCGCCTCGTCGAGGATGAGCTGGCTGCGTTCGAGTTCACCACCGATGCCGGAGAGGTTGGATCCGGTGCCGGGCACGGAGGTGACGACGTTGTCTGCGGTGTCGGGGTTGCCGAGCGCGACGATGCCGCGACCGTTGCCCTCGGTGGAGAAGTCGAGCAGGTAGGCGCGCGGCTGGGTGTCGCCGGGTTCGGCTTCGAGCCGTTCGTCGATGGCGTCCAGCCCGCGCAGCGTGTCCTTGACGCGGTCGAGTTCGCGGTCCTGGTCCTCGGTGCGGTCGTCACCGAGCTCGTCGAGTTCGTCGCGCCTGGCGGTGAGTTCCGCGTGTTCCTCGGCGAAGCGGACGCGGTTGGCGCGGTCTCGGTCGGAGGCGGGGATGCCGTCGAGACCGCCGATCACGTCGCCGTGGGTGTAGATGGCGGACTCCTGCTCCATCGGGGTGAGACTGTCCCACCACTGTCTGACCTCCTGCGGCGACGCGTCGTCGCCCGGCAGGTCGGCGGGATGCAGGACGTTGCCTTCACCGATGGCTTCGAGTTCCAGTCCCGCGGCCGAGGGCAGTGCCTGCGCGAGTGCCGCGGTCGCCACCTGGTCTGCCTCGGTGACGGCAGTCAACACGGACCGGACGGTGTCGGTCAGCTCCTGTGCGGTGTTGCGGTCGCGTGCCTTCTCCTCGTCGCTGCGCCAGTCGAGCAGGCCGCCGGAGTCGGCGCGGACCTCACCGGTGTCGGGGTCGAGTGAGAAGGAGCGGTAGGCGTCGACGGTTTCGACCACGTCGTCGACCGTGCGCTGGGCCCCGGTGACCACGTCGGAGAGGTTGCGCAGTGCCCGTGGGATCCTCTCGATGTACTCGGCGGCGGTGTCGTAGGAGGAACGGACGTCCTCGAAGTGCGTGCGGGCGGTGTCGGCGGCCTGGCCGTGCCAGCCGTCGAGGCCGCCGACCGTGGTTTTGACGTCGCTGGAGGTGGCGGTGAGTTCCTCGGCCAGCCGGGACCACGCCTCCGCGAGGTCGTCGAAGGCCGACGGGTCGGCGTCACGCAGGTCGCGGAAGGAGACCACGGCGCATCACTCCGTGGAACTCAGCGGGGGAAGGGTGTCGAGCACGGCCTGCTCCATGGCGCGGTAACCGTCGGCGCTGTCCTGGAGCAGCCCGCCCGCCATCGCGGTGCGCTTGCACAGATCCTCGATCTGGTACTCCCAGGCTCCGGCGAGGGACTTCGCCTCGCTCGCCGTGGTGAAGCCCTCGTTGGCCCCGTCGTGTCCGGTGACGCGCCCGGTGAATTCGGCTTTCGCCCCGCGGGCCGCGTCGGCGAGCTCGACGAACGCCTCGCCGGTCGCCACGAGGCTGTCGAGATCGACACCGTAGCCGTCCATGCCCCACTCCAGTCCGTGATCGTTTCGCGGGGATGCTAGCGGCGGCCGAGGGGCGGTGGCGGCGGTTCGTCGAGGTGCACGCTCACGTATGCGAAGAGTTCACGCGCAGGTCAGCTGCGCGCGGTCGGCGGGCTGCCACGCGAGATGGCCGCGTCAGGGCTGGTGCGGGGCTCCTTCGCCGGACGCTGGACGCGCCTGCTCCCGGCCACGCACCTCCCTCGGTGGGCTCGGTCTGTTTCGAGATTCGAAAACGGGTTTGTGTGCCGCGGGTGTTCAGCCGTCGGCGCCGTGGACGTCGACCACCACACACGCGAGGTTGTCGGGTGCGCCTGCCGCGTGGGCCTCGGCGGCGAGCCGTTCGACCGCCTCCTGGGGCCGGGAGCCGGTGAGCGCGGCTCGCAGGTCGGGTACGACGGCGTGGAGGCCGTCGGTGCACAGCAGGTAGCGGTCGCCCGGCCTGGCGCGTCGCAGGTGCAGGTCGGGCTCGGCGCCTTCGCCGTCGTGGAGGGCACGCAGCAGCCGGGTGCGGTCGGGGTGTGTCTCGGCCTCGGCCGGGGTGAGTCTGCCCTCGTCGACGAGTGACCGCACGTAGGTGTGGTCCTGTGTCATGCGGGACAGGTCGCCGTCCCGCAGCAGATAGGCCCGCGAGTCGCCGATGTGAGCGATCGCGAGGTCGGCTCCCGCCCACAGCAGCGCGGTCAGTGTCGTACCGGTTCGCGGTGAGGACGTCGCGGTGGCGAACTCGCTCACGGCCGCCCTGGCAGTGTGGAACGCCGTGGTGAGCGTGGTGGTGAGCCGCGCAGGAGGCACCGCCGAGGCAGTCCGGCGCAACGCACGCAGCGCCGCGTCGGCCGAGGAGGAACCCGGTTCCCCGGCTTCCTCGGGCAGTCCGAAGCCGTCGGCGACGGCGAAGAGGATGCCGTCCGCGTGGACGGCATCCTGGTTGCGGGCCCGGACGAGACCCCGGTCGAGCGCGGTGGCGTGCTCGAGTCGCACAGGTGGGTGGCTGACGGACATGTCGTCG encodes:
- a CDS encoding winged helix-turn-helix transcriptional regulator, producing MTQATRRVDVSWTDPTCPVARTLDLVGERWSLLIIRDAMDGARSFTDFQHRTGIARNILTDRLRRLVERGILDRQTASSGRRQLYALTDAGRDLFTVIVAMRQWGERHAFAPNEGHSVLVDESGLPLAELRPTDSHGAPANVDTTTVLRRN
- a CDS encoding alpha/beta hydrolase, which encodes MVSFRDLRDADPSAFDDLAEAWSRLAEELTATSSDVKTTVGGLDGWHGQAADTARTHFEDVRSSYDTAAEYIERIPRALRNLSDVVTGAQRTVDDVVETVDAYRSFSLDPDTGEVRADSGGLLDWRSDEEKARDRNTAQELTDTVRSVLTAVTEADQVATAALAQALPSAAGLELEAIGEGNVLHPADLPGDDASPQEVRQWWDSLTPMEQESAIYTHGDVIGGLDGIPASDRDRANRVRFAEEHAELTARRDELDELGDDRTEDQDRELDRVKDTLRGLDAIDERLEAEPGDTQPRAYLLDFSTEGNGRGIVALGNPDTADNVVTSVPGTGSNLSGIGGELERSQLILDEANRQSRHSDTAAITWVGYDAPQDLGQATDDDYARNAADDLRDFQEGLRATHTGDGSHNTVVGHSYGSTVVGHSAQGERLDVDNVVFIGSPGVGVDHASELDLPDDAGVYASTAENDIIRGTPTFIHGPQPIGEDFGAEVFTSDPGTEGDWYTGGYSTEAHSEYWNQDSASLRNMATIVVGGQPD
- a CDS encoding MerR family transcriptional regulator codes for the protein MTTLSIGEFAAACGLTPKALRLYDELGLLPPARVDAFTGYRHYGTSQLDRARLIAWLRGIGMPLSRIRLVCDLPATAAAQEIGTYWRQVEADVSARRETVAFLLDRLSGKDDDMSVSHPPVRLEHATALDRGLVRARNQDAVHADGILFAVADGFGLPEEAGEPGSSSADAALRALRRTASAVPPARLTTTLTTAFHTARAAVSEFATATSSPRTGTTLTALLWAGADLAIAHIGDSRAYLLRDGDLSRMTQDHTYVRSLVDEGRLTPAEAETHPDRTRLLRALHDGEGAEPDLHLRRARPGDRYLLCTDGLHAVVPDLRAALTGSRPQEAVERLAAEAHAAGAPDNLACVVVDVHGADG